A genomic stretch from Sporosarcina sp. ANT_H38 includes:
- a CDS encoding AAA family ATPase, protein MKEVKLMNLTFKNFKGIKKFDLGADGQDLKAFGDNGTGKTTLFDGFVWLLFNKDSNNRADFAIKTLVSGKEINNLEHEVEAVFRIDGSPLTLRKVYAEKWTKRRGSATKEFSGHETNYFIDGVPSKKGEYQSKVDSIVKEEVFKLLTSPTFFNENLKWQERRATLLEVCGDIEEEDVLAFNSALKNLPTILRGRTIEDHRKIIAARRAEINKELDRIPVRIDEINNSLPEINIDVPSIEKEVAVIEKQLDENATQINNIKNGSAITGKQNELRQIEMDLESVKRDLESDSIQKGHEINAKIQEEQSNISILKRKKDDAEHQIKRNNETVTAIDTRLAELRDEWEQVNATEFVHESECACPTCGQDLPEGQVVTANEKALAQFNLTKSKSLEEISVTGKRRSEKKAEAVNDIEKLTTTVGVIQSQIDDKAKVVSKLEVEIETLRTAVKDARQDPKYQSKLQEQAKLNDEIKSLKDNAQESVTSVEKEVAELRIKRTELNAQIAQQAQVVASEKRIAELEEQQKELANEFEKLEGELYLTEEFIRSKVELLTEKINSKFKYARFNLFKTNINGGIEEICETTFDGVPYSSGLNNAARINVGIDIINTLTEHFGIRAPIFVDNAEAVTQLIDTDSQLISLVVSEKDKQLRIEKNELQEAI, encoded by the coding sequence TTGAAAGAAGTAAAACTGATGAATTTAACGTTTAAGAACTTTAAGGGTATCAAAAAATTCGACCTTGGTGCTGATGGGCAAGACCTTAAAGCATTCGGCGACAACGGTACAGGCAAGACTACACTGTTTGACGGGTTCGTCTGGTTACTTTTCAACAAAGACAGTAACAACCGTGCTGATTTCGCAATCAAGACACTGGTTAGTGGTAAAGAAATCAACAACCTGGAGCATGAGGTTGAAGCTGTTTTCCGGATTGACGGCAGTCCTCTCACTTTACGAAAAGTATATGCGGAGAAATGGACAAAAAGAAGAGGATCTGCAACAAAAGAATTTAGTGGCCATGAAACAAATTATTTCATCGATGGAGTTCCTTCCAAAAAAGGCGAATATCAATCGAAAGTCGATTCAATAGTGAAAGAAGAAGTCTTTAAACTTCTCACATCACCAACATTCTTCAATGAAAATCTCAAATGGCAAGAGCGTAGGGCGACATTGCTTGAAGTGTGCGGCGACATTGAAGAGGAAGACGTACTCGCATTCAACAGCGCCTTGAAAAACCTACCTACAATCCTAAGAGGTCGCACTATTGAGGACCATCGTAAAATCATTGCTGCGCGTCGGGCCGAAATTAATAAAGAACTGGACCGCATTCCGGTTCGCATCGACGAAATAAACAACTCATTACCGGAAATAAATATTGATGTTCCTTCTATAGAAAAAGAAGTTGCAGTAATCGAAAAGCAACTCGATGAAAACGCAACTCAAATCAACAACATAAAGAATGGTTCAGCCATCACCGGTAAACAAAATGAGTTAAGGCAAATTGAAATGGATCTTGAATCTGTCAAACGTGACCTCGAATCCGACTCAATCCAAAAGGGCCATGAAATTAACGCGAAAATCCAAGAAGAACAATCGAATATATCTATTCTGAAACGCAAAAAAGATGACGCTGAGCATCAAATCAAACGAAATAATGAAACTGTTACAGCGATAGATACCCGTCTTGCAGAACTTCGCGACGAATGGGAGCAGGTCAACGCTACGGAGTTTGTCCACGAATCGGAATGTGCTTGCCCGACATGTGGTCAAGACCTTCCAGAAGGACAAGTGGTAACTGCAAACGAAAAGGCGCTTGCCCAATTTAATCTTACTAAATCGAAGAGTCTTGAAGAAATTTCAGTTACAGGTAAACGACGCAGCGAGAAGAAAGCGGAAGCTGTCAACGATATAGAAAAGCTAACAACTACTGTGGGCGTCATCCAGTCTCAAATCGACGATAAGGCGAAAGTGGTATCGAAGTTAGAGGTTGAAATCGAAACACTTAGAACAGCCGTTAAAGATGCCCGTCAAGATCCTAAATATCAATCTAAGTTGCAAGAACAAGCGAAGTTGAATGATGAAATCAAGTCACTCAAAGATAACGCGCAAGAGTCTGTTACAAGCGTCGAAAAAGAAGTCGCTGAACTACGTATCAAACGCACTGAACTCAATGCCCAAATCGCACAGCAAGCACAAGTGGTTGCATCTGAAAAGCGCATAGCCGAACTTGAAGAACAGCAGAAAGAGCTGGCAAATGAATTCGAGAAGTTGGAAGGTGAACTATATCTGACAGAAGAATTTATCCGTTCGAAAGTCGAATTACTTACTGAAAAGATTAACTCGAAATTCAAATATGCACGCTTTAACTTATTCAAAACGAACATCAATGGCGGTATTGAGGAAATCTGTGAGACGACGTTTGACGGCGTTCCGTATTCAAGTGGTTTAAACAATGCGGCTCGCATCAATGTCGGAATCGATATCATCAACACGCTGACTGAACACTTCGGAATTCGCGCTCCTATCTTCGTTGATAATGCTGAGGCAGTTACTCAATTAATTGATACGGATTCACAGCTGATCAGTTTGGTAGTTTCGGAAAAGGATAAGCAATTACGGATTGAAAAAAACGAACTCCAGGAGGCTATTTAA
- the bet gene encoding phage recombination protein Bet, whose protein sequence is MTSALMTTSVEFEVNGEAVKLSGNTVKQYLVRGNGTVSDQELVMFMNLCKFQKLNPFLNEAYLIKFGTSPAQIITSKEAFLKRAENHPKYEGFEAGIIVERNGEMVDVEGAVMLSTDVLIGGWAKVYRGDRKLPIISRISLKEFSKGQATWKDMPLNMIRKSAVVNAQREAFPEALGALYTEDEAPSVPSTENVIENEIKQNANSEVIDVDVSKAEYTPPQNIEQSTGEIIQEAEWKESSAKTDAGPGF, encoded by the coding sequence ATGACAAGTGCATTAATGACAACATCAGTCGAATTCGAAGTAAACGGTGAAGCGGTGAAGCTTTCAGGCAATACAGTAAAGCAATACTTGGTTCGTGGAAACGGAACTGTAAGTGATCAAGAATTAGTAATGTTCATGAACCTGTGTAAGTTCCAAAAACTTAACCCGTTCCTAAACGAAGCGTATCTAATCAAGTTCGGCACATCTCCAGCTCAAATCATCACATCGAAAGAAGCATTCTTGAAACGTGCTGAGAATCATCCTAAGTATGAAGGATTTGAAGCAGGTATCATCGTCGAACGTAATGGTGAAATGGTTGACGTAGAAGGTGCTGTGATGCTCTCTACAGATGTTCTGATTGGTGGATGGGCGAAGGTTTACAGAGGCGATAGAAAGCTGCCAATCATTTCGAGAATCAGTTTAAAAGAGTTTTCCAAAGGACAAGCGACTTGGAAAGATATGCCCCTTAACATGATCCGTAAATCAGCAGTCGTTAACGCTCAACGTGAAGCGTTCCCAGAAGCGCTCGGGGCATTGTATACCGAAGATGAAGCGCCATCTGTCCCTTCAACTGAAAACGTAATTGAAAATGAAATCAAACAGAATGCGAACAGCGAAGTCATTGACGTTGATGTATCGAAAGCTGAATATACACCACCACAAAACATTGAGCAAAGTACCGGAGAAATAATTCAAGAAGCGGAATGGAAAGAATCATCTGCTAAGACTGACGCTGGTCCAGGCTTCTAA
- a CDS encoding MBL fold metallo-hydrolase, translating to MIEIKTLATGSTGNCYWITDGITPLLLECGISFKNIQKALNFKTSDIAGVLVTHEHKDHCKAVSEVADRGLNIYLSPGTKEAIGINHHRIKVVENKKQFKLGTWTILPFDVQHDVSEPFGFLLANEAGDKLLFATDTYYVRYKFQGLTHIMVEANYSTEILNENIMTGRVHDGMKRRLVKSHFSLENVLEFLKVNDLSKVQEIHLLHLSDTNSDEAVFKKVVQEQTGKLVYVP from the coding sequence ATGATTGAAATCAAAACACTCGCAACAGGAAGTACGGGGAATTGCTACTGGATTACAGATGGCATAACCCCCCTCCTTTTGGAGTGTGGGATATCGTTCAAGAACATACAGAAAGCACTCAATTTCAAGACCTCAGACATTGCGGGCGTATTGGTTACCCATGAACACAAAGACCATTGTAAAGCCGTCAGCGAGGTTGCAGACCGTGGACTGAACATCTACCTGTCACCAGGCACAAAAGAAGCAATTGGAATCAATCACCATCGAATCAAAGTGGTCGAAAACAAGAAGCAGTTTAAGCTCGGTACGTGGACCATATTGCCGTTTGACGTTCAGCACGATGTATCGGAACCATTCGGTTTCCTGCTCGCTAACGAGGCAGGGGACAAACTCTTGTTTGCTACTGACACCTACTATGTCCGATACAAATTTCAAGGTCTGACCCACATTATGGTTGAAGCAAATTATTCAACAGAAATATTGAACGAAAACATTATGACCGGCAGGGTTCATGATGGCATGAAGCGGCGGTTAGTGAAATCACATTTCAGTTTAGAAAATGTTCTTGAATTTTTAAAAGTTAACGATCTATCGAAAGTTCAGGAGATTCATTTGCTGCATCTTTCCGATACAAATTCGGATGAAGCGGTGTTTAAAAAAGTAGTACAGGAACAGACCGGAAAGCTTGTGTACGTGCCTTAA
- a CDS encoding DnaD domain protein has product MAGWISLHRKLMDNPIYSNAHMLKLWIHCLMKASHKEHDHLVGNQMVKLEVGQFVTGRNALADEFNKGAKKDDVVSAITLWRWLKNFEEWQMLNIKTTTKYSVVTVSNWSEHQQHEQQVNNKRTTDEQQVNTNNNVNKGNKENKREDDKPAPMNPFIFFEQEGFGTISSFTGDILNDLIDDFGEAKVMEAMKETRMNGSNSLNYTKKILTNPKPKRDGGASNVGTYKQSDPRHDERQSRISEANERRKRIAGI; this is encoded by the coding sequence GTGGCGGGATGGATTAGCTTACACAGAAAATTGATGGACAACCCCATATATTCAAATGCCCATATGCTGAAACTCTGGATCCACTGTTTGATGAAAGCATCGCATAAAGAACATGACCATCTAGTTGGAAATCAGATGGTGAAACTCGAAGTTGGTCAGTTTGTTACTGGTAGAAATGCACTTGCAGATGAGTTCAATAAGGGTGCAAAAAAGGATGATGTCGTTTCAGCAATTACTCTTTGGCGATGGTTGAAGAACTTCGAAGAATGGCAAATGTTGAACATCAAAACAACCACGAAATACAGCGTGGTTACAGTATCTAACTGGTCTGAACATCAACAACATGAACAACAAGTGAACAACAAACGAACAACAGATGAACAGCAAGTGAACACAAACAATAATGTTAATAAGGGTAATAAGGAAAATAAAAGAGAAGATGATAAGCCCGCGCCAATGAATCCATTCATTTTTTTCGAACAAGAAGGATTCGGGACAATTAGTTCATTCACTGGTGACATCCTAAATGATTTAATCGACGACTTTGGAGAAGCAAAAGTAATGGAAGCCATGAAAGAAACAAGAATGAATGGCTCCAACAGTTTGAATTACACGAAGAAAATCCTAACTAACCCAAAACCTAAACGTGATGGAGGTGCAAGCAATGTTGGAACCTATAAGCAAAGTGATCCAAGACATGATGAAAGACAATCCCGTATTAGCGAAGCGAATGAACGACGTAAGAGAATCGCTGGCATCTAA
- a CDS encoding ATP-binding protein, with translation MLEPISKVIQDMMKDNPVLAKRMNDVRESLASNPIEILTTPSDDCPYQKCDGKGWLWIKDWSRQNKKDEIDEDGKLIRAEWWEHCKCYEQLIKQREIDKKLDLSGIPPIFSNATVHSYDVGKYKTQDNRDTATIAKKAAAKFIENYPAMKEHGKGLYLYSEIKGSGKTRLASSIANALVKMYDVDIAFLKANDLLSQIKKTFNNDSDTTESEIVRMFREVEVLIVDDLAVEKPTDFAERIFYDITDYRLEHKKTTLFTSNKTIENLGDIYKDGRLKSRVKKMSIEIYMPEESIRDQEAESENAELEGLLFG, from the coding sequence ATGTTGGAACCTATAAGCAAAGTGATCCAAGACATGATGAAAGACAATCCCGTATTAGCGAAGCGAATGAACGACGTAAGAGAATCGCTGGCATCTAATCCAATAGAGATACTGACAACGCCATCTGACGACTGCCCTTATCAAAAGTGTGACGGAAAAGGGTGGTTATGGATTAAAGATTGGTCTCGTCAGAATAAAAAGGATGAAATCGACGAGGACGGTAAATTGATACGTGCTGAATGGTGGGAGCATTGTAAGTGCTACGAACAACTCATTAAACAGCGTGAGATTGATAAAAAACTAGATTTGTCAGGTATTCCACCGATTTTCAGCAATGCAACGGTGCATTCTTACGACGTAGGTAAGTACAAGACCCAAGACAATCGCGATACAGCAACGATAGCGAAAAAGGCAGCTGCTAAGTTCATTGAGAACTATCCAGCCATGAAAGAGCATGGCAAGGGCTTGTATCTGTATAGCGAAATCAAAGGGTCGGGTAAAACAAGACTGGCATCTAGTATCGCAAATGCGCTTGTGAAGATGTACGACGTTGATATCGCATTCTTGAAAGCGAACGACCTGCTTTCTCAAATCAAAAAGACGTTCAACAATGACTCGGATACGACAGAAAGTGAAATCGTTCGCATGTTCCGTGAAGTAGAAGTGCTAATCGTAGATGATTTAGCAGTTGAAAAGCCTACCGACTTTGCAGAAAGAATTTTCTATGACATCACTGATTATCGATTGGAACATAAAAAAACAACGCTGTTCACTTCTAACAAGACAATCGAAAACCTTGGAGACATATACAAGGACGGTCGGTTGAAGAGCCGAGTTAAGAAAATGTCTATCGAAATCTACATGCCAGAAGAATCGATAAGGGATCAAGAAGCTGAAAGTGAAAACGCCGAGCTGGAAGGTTTGCTGTTCGGATAA
- a CDS encoding dUTP diphosphatase: MNLEKLFEMQKVLDEKIYARFPGLKEEDWSWKITALLVELGECANEHRGFKKWSENQQPRTKIEHLCTVCDGSGDENWPSSVEMLLEGGSANPYLKCEDCDGTGKLGETNPILEEFVDCIHFFISIAIELKINPADFIVDDDYTQPTATQTFNRVFSTASSLDVLMDPETAASISLEDLQETLHEAFSCFIGLGEKFLGFTWDQVEAAYYAKNEINHVRQAEGY, encoded by the coding sequence ATGAATCTGGAAAAGTTGTTCGAAATGCAGAAGGTGCTGGATGAAAAAATATATGCGCGGTTTCCAGGATTAAAAGAAGAAGATTGGTCATGGAAAATCACGGCTTTGCTTGTCGAACTCGGTGAATGCGCGAATGAGCATAGAGGATTTAAGAAGTGGTCAGAGAATCAGCAACCGAGAACGAAAATCGAACACCTTTGCACTGTTTGCGATGGGAGTGGCGACGAAAATTGGCCTTCAAGCGTAGAAATGCTTTTGGAAGGAGGTTCGGCGAATCCATATTTGAAATGCGAGGATTGCGACGGTACTGGGAAGCTAGGCGAGACGAATCCAATACTTGAAGAATTCGTTGATTGCATTCATTTCTTTATCAGCATTGCAATTGAATTAAAAATTAATCCAGCAGATTTCATTGTGGACGATGATTACACACAACCAACCGCTACACAGACGTTTAACAGAGTGTTCAGTACGGCGTCGAGTCTTGATGTTTTAATGGATCCGGAAACTGCGGCATCAATCAGTCTAGAAGACTTACAAGAAACCTTACATGAAGCTTTTAGTTGCTTCATCGGCTTGGGAGAGAAATTCTTGGGATTCACATGGGATCAAGTCGAAGCTGCTTACTACGCAAAAAATGAAATCAATCACGTCAGGCAAGCGGAGGGATATTGA
- a CDS encoding DUF6011 domain-containing protein: MGVCNRCGRELKTQKSIDDGYGPVCKKKQSTEDAEFEKIQITLEEVVKLEVAI; the protein is encoded by the coding sequence ATGGGCGTATGCAATCGTTGTGGTCGTGAATTGAAAACGCAGAAATCGATTGATGATGGTTATGGTCCTGTCTGCAAGAAAAAACAGTCCACTGAAGATGCGGAGTTCGAGAAAATACAGATCACGCTTGAAGAGGTTGTTAAGTTAGAGGTGGCAATTTGA
- a CDS encoding DUF1064 domain-containing protein: MRNVQRVPSRSRAPKQPRQFKSKTAVIDGITFDSLTEGAYYVHLKKDQSIKLIEVQPEFKIIDSYEVQCKRCSGTGKRTSSKTGNPINCSLCHGKRRRVKAGAIYTADFRVTYIDGFVEVIDIKGGPVGRDFPLRQKLFELKTGMELIVIRLKNKEWVRD; the protein is encoded by the coding sequence TTGAGGAATGTTCAAAGGGTTCCTAGTAGGTCAAGGGCACCGAAACAACCACGCCAGTTCAAGTCCAAGACTGCTGTAATTGACGGCATAACGTTTGATTCATTGACCGAGGGAGCTTATTACGTTCACTTGAAAAAAGATCAGTCTATCAAACTAATTGAGGTTCAACCGGAGTTTAAAATCATTGATTCATATGAGGTGCAGTGCAAACGATGTAGCGGCACGGGAAAGCGGACAAGCTCAAAAACAGGCAATCCTATCAATTGTTCGTTGTGTCACGGTAAACGGAGGCGTGTGAAGGCAGGGGCTATCTATACTGCAGATTTCAGAGTTACTTACATCGATGGATTTGTTGAGGTAATCGACATTAAAGGTGGTCCAGTTGGTCGTGATTTTCCTTTGCGGCAGAAGTTGTTCGAGCTGAAAACAGGCATGGAGTTAATTGTTATACGGTTAAAAAATAAGGAATGGGTGAGGGATTAA
- a CDS encoding DUF6877 family protein — protein sequence MNPINEISKIAEHIPLEALQDIHQRITDWLASGGEHDDPYIHQQLRYAKRFVKE from the coding sequence ATGAATCCAATAAACGAAATATCAAAGATAGCAGAACATATACCGCTCGAAGCATTGCAGGATATTCATCAGCGTATTACGGACTGGTTGGCTAGTGGTGGAGAGCATGACGATCCGTATATTCATCAGCAGTTGCGGTATGCGAAGAGATTTGTGAAGGAGTGA
- a CDS encoding IDEAL domain-containing protein — MSREYLEHHQSIKTDVTDKDMLLLQIDRALDAKDVEMFMQLTDELNGMEVLV; from the coding sequence ATGTCCCGTGAATATCTGGAGCATCATCAGAGCATTAAAACGGATGTAACGGACAAGGATATGCTCCTGTTGCAGATTGATAGGGCGCTTGATGCAAAGGATGTGGAGATGTTTATGCAGCTTACGGATGAATTGAATGGCATGGAGGTGTTGGTTTGA